ACTTTCCGCTGCCGAACTGAAGGCGCGCATTGCTCAGGTCCACAGTATTTCACGCTGGTGGGTGGTCGCGATCTTTCTGATTACCCTGACGGTGATTGTTATCCAAATACTGTTTCTGCGCTACATGATTGTTCGGCCCTTGCGTCAGATCACCGGAATCTTTGATGAGATCAGTCATGGCGAAGGCGATTTGTCACGTGATATCCCTTTAGTGACCTACGATGAGATCCGCGATCTTGGCGAGGGCTATAACCGTTTCATGGAAAAACTGCGCGAGATCATCGGTCGTGTCCGTGAGCAGGGGGTGCAGATCGCAGTCGGTTCGGCGTCGGTGGGCAAGCAGGTCAAAGAGACCACTGAAGTGTCGTTGCGCCAGGGGGAGCTGGCTGATGCCATTTATGCCAGCAGTCAAGAAAGCACCGCTGCCACCAGCGAAATTGCCGACAATGCCCAGACGATTCAGTCGGCGACGTCGCAGCAGCTCGATCAGGCGCGTAATTCTCTGGGGCGATTGCAGGAAGCAGGAGAGCATATTGGTGTGGTGGATGACAAGCTGGTTGATTTTGTCGCCACGGTTCAGGGGTTGGATGAAAAATCCAAGGGGATCGAAGAGGTTGTCGCCCTGATCCAGAGCATCTCCAATCAGACCGGACTGCTGGCTCTCAATGCCGCCGTCGAAGCTGCTCGGGCGGGAGAGGCCGGGCGCGGATTTGCCGTGGTCGCTGAAGAGGTCAAAAACCTGTCGAATCAAGTCAGTGATGCGACCAACAATATTGCCACAACCCTGCATGATATGATTGTCGGTGTGCGTTCGACCCAGGAGGGCACCGAAGTGATCTCCGAACACATCAATTCCACCAAGACCGTCGTCGATGAATCGTGCGCCATGTTTACCGACATGGTCAATGACTTTGAAGAGACCCACGACAGCCTGCACCGCATCAGTGCCTCGGTTGAAGAGCTTTCTGCGGCGTCTAACATGGTGCATGAGAATATCAGCCAGGTGAAGCAGCTCAGTGGTGGGGTGGTTACGGCCATGAAACAGGCCAATGATTACTCTGAACAGCTCAACGGTACCACTCAGACCATGCAGGAGATGGTGTCACACTTTGTTATCGGGCACGGTGCGTTTGAGCAGATTTTGCAAACGGCCCGGCGCTATCGTGATGAGTTGCAGCAGCGTATCGATGCTATGGCTCGTCAGGGTGTGCATGTCTTTGATAGCAGCTATCAGGAGATCCCCGGTACTGATCCGGTTAAATATTCGACGGCTTACGACCAGAAATTTGAGACTTCCTGTCAGCCGATTTACGATGAGGTGGTGCAACAGGTGGATTGCGGTTTGTTTTGTCTGTGTGTGGACCGTAACGGTTATGCGCCGACGCACAACAGTTTCTATTCCCGTCCGTTGACTGGTGATCACGAAACCGATCTGGCACAGAGTCGTGACAAGCGGATTTTTAACGATCCGGTTGGTTTGGCGGCGGCACGCAGTACCGGCACGTTTTTGCTGCAGACCTATTGCCGGGATACCGGGGAGTTGGCCAGTGACTTGTCGCTGCCGATTCATATCAATGGTCAGCATTGGGGGGCGATTCGTGTGGGATTGAATCCACAGGGGTTGTTGAATAGTTAAATCGTTACCCTGCAACAGAGTAATTTAGCAGCCCGGCTTTCCCGTTTAGCTCCCAATGACGAATCTTTGAAGATCAAAGTCAAGAGCAAGGTCGCCGGGTGTCGTCCCGGCAGCCGACATACTTTTGACTGGCCGCTCAAAAGTATGCAAAAACCGGCTGGGACACCTCCTGAACCTGGACCCACCGACAATGCGTCTGTTTCCGTTTTGCTTTACGGATTCGGCTTGCCTCCCTTGAGCTCGGCAAATCGTGCAACTCATCAGCATTGGCGTAAAACACTGATAACAATGTAACGCCGCTCTCTAGTTTTTCCGTGGCTCCGACAAAACGGGTGGGCAGTGCCCACCCTTCAGCGAGTTGTTTAGCACCCAAGCTCTCCCGTTCAGCAGCGCCGAACGTAAGGAGTGTCGCTGTGATGGTCGTCGGCAAACTGTTTGAGCGCTAGCGAGTTTTTGCCGACATCACGGCGTAAGCGAGTGCAGTGAGGGAACCCGTAGGGCGCAATGACGGGAGTCGATTTTCCGCCTCTTTTGTCGACGCAAAAGGGGCTCGAGGTGTGGGCGCGGAAGCCCACGTCACGTGCGTACCGTCATCGAAGACGGTTGATATTCGCCAGCGCGATCAGTTCCGTATAACGAACCACTAAAGAT
The Desulfuromonas acetoxidans DSM 684 genome window above contains:
- a CDS encoding methyl-accepting chemotaxis protein, translated to MAFFQSIYRSLEQSLFNSLTKKIAGNMLFILLACVALGGVLYWQQEAVNTAMASLSAAELKARIAQVHSISRWWVVAIFLITLTVIVIQILFLRYMIVRPLRQITGIFDEISHGEGDLSRDIPLVTYDEIRDLGEGYNRFMEKLREIIGRVREQGVQIAVGSASVGKQVKETTEVSLRQGELADAIYASSQESTAATSEIADNAQTIQSATSQQLDQARNSLGRLQEAGEHIGVVDDKLVDFVATVQGLDEKSKGIEEVVALIQSISNQTGLLALNAAVEAARAGEAGRGFAVVAEEVKNLSNQVSDATNNIATTLHDMIVGVRSTQEGTEVISEHINSTKTVVDESCAMFTDMVNDFEETHDSLHRISASVEELSAASNMVHENISQVKQLSGGVVTAMKQANDYSEQLNGTTQTMQEMVSHFVIGHGAFEQILQTARRYRDELQQRIDAMARQGVHVFDSSYQEIPGTDPVKYSTAYDQKFETSCQPIYDEVVQQVDCGLFCLCVDRNGYAPTHNSFYSRPLTGDHETDLAQSRDKRIFNDPVGLAAARSTGTFLLQTYCRDTGELASDLSLPIHINGQHWGAIRVGLNPQGLLNS